The Rhizobium favelukesii DNA segment GCCGATCACGAAAATACCTGCCCCCTGCCTGGTTTCCAGCAATCCATCGGCCACCAGGGCTGCGACTGCCTCGCGAATGACGGTCCTGCTGACATCGAAGGTCCCGGCGAGCTGGGTCTCTGTCGGCAACTTCTGGCCAAGGGAGACCTGGCCTGAAAGGAAGTCCTGGCGAAGGGAAGCGGCAATCCGTTCGGAGAGCTTCTGCCGTCGGGATGCAGTGAGATCGACCTGAGGAGGGATGGAGTTCAAGAGTATCGTCGTCTCCGTGAAGGGTGCTTAACCATATCGCCAACGGCGCAAAAAGGCAACAATTCTCGAAATCATCATACAAATATGATGACAACAGGGTCTTGATCTATCGAATTGGAAATGTTGAATATTTTTTTGCAGTCGGTGAATGTGGATGATGTGTTGGCCGATGAATGGAGAACGATGTGTTGCCGAAGTGTGATCAATATGTATGATGACTTCAGCTGAAGGCTCTGGGAGGCATCATGAGTCACACCGACGACACCAATCGTTTCGCGATTGATCCGAAGACCGCAGCCGGCTTTGGAACTGGCGAACTTCGCGAGAATTTCTTGCTGCCGCCGCTATTTGTGGCTGGGCGCATCCAGCTTCACTACACCAACTACGACCGCATGATTGTCGGCGGTGCCATGCCGACTTCGCAAGCGCTCGCATTGGAAACGATCAAACCGGCAGGAACAGACGCGCTTCTGGCGCGCCGCGAGCTGATCGCGGTCAACATTGGCGGTGCCGGCGCCGTCGTGGTCGATGGCGAGCGCTTCTTGGTCGGGACGCGCGACATGGTGTATGCCGGGCTCGGCACCTCGGTCACGTTCGAGTCTGCCTGCGCGGAACAGCCGGCGAAATACTATCTGCTGAGCGCGCCAGCCCATATGCGCCACCCGACCAGGCATATTGGCATCGCCGATGCCAAGCGTCTCGATGTCGGTGCGCAGGCGACGAGCAACGAGCGTTCGATCTTTCAATTCATTCACCCCGAAGGCGCAAAGACCTGTCAGCTCGTCGTCGGTATGACGACGCTTGCGGCGGGCTCCGTCTGGAACACCATGCCCTGCCATGTTCACGACCGGCGGATGGAGGCCTATCTCTATTTCGATCTGCCGGACAGGGCCCGCGTCGTGCATCTGATGGGAGAGCCCGACGAGACGCGCCACCTCATCGTGGCGAATGAGGAGGCCATTCTGTCACCGGGTTGGTCGATCCATTCCGGTGTTGGTACATCGAACTATACATTCATCTGGGCAATGGCCGGCGATAATGTCGACTATACCGACGTCGATCTCGTCGCCATCGAAGATCTGAAGTGAGGAGGCTGTATGACAGCGAGTGATCTTTTCGTATCGGGCAACGGTGCCGAGTGGAAGAACCCGGAGCCGGGCGTCACTCGTCGCATCATGGCCTATCTGCCTGAAATGATGATGGTCGAGGTCGTCTTCGAAAAGGACGCCGTCGGCGCTCTGCATTCTCATCCGCACATCCAGGCAAGCTATGTTGCGGAAGGCAGCTTCGAGGTGACGATCGACGGCAGGACCGAAACGCTTCACCAGGGAGGAAGCTTCATCGTTCCTTCCGACCTGGTCCACGGGGTCAGGGCTCTTGCCAAGGGTCGGCTGATCGATACGTTCACGCCACATCGCGCCGAATTCCTCAAATGAGGTGCCTATGACCATGTTCGATCTTTCCGAGCAGGTCGCCGTCGTCACCGGCGCGAACACCGGCATCGGTCAGGCCATTGCCGTGGCGCTGGCAGGTGCCGGCGCCTCGATTGTCGCTGTCGGTCGCTCGTCCATGGACGAGACGCAGGCGACTGTCCAAACCCTTGGTGCACGGTTTCACGCGATCAAGGCAGACCTTGGTTCGATCGAACCGGTCAAGGCCATTGTCGACGAAACAGTGGCGACATTCGGCAGGCTCGATATTCTCGTCAACAATGCCGGGATCATCCGGCGTGCCGACGCTATCGATTTCACGGAAGCCGACTGGGATGCAGTCATGGACGTCAATCTGAAGACCGTCTTCTTCCTGTCGCAGGCTGCTGCCCGGCACATGCTGGAAAGAGGGAACGGCAAGATCATCAACATTGCCTCGTTGCTGTCGTTCCAAGGCGGAATTCGCATTCCATCCTATACGGCGGCAAAAAGCGGGCTAGCCGGATTGACGCGCCTGCTGGCTTGTGAGTGGGCGGGCAAAGGCATCAACGTCAACGCCATCGCCCCTGGCTATGTCGTCACGAACAATACCGTGG contains these protein-coding regions:
- the kduI gene encoding 5-dehydro-4-deoxy-D-glucuronate isomerase, which produces MSHTDDTNRFAIDPKTAAGFGTGELRENFLLPPLFVAGRIQLHYTNYDRMIVGGAMPTSQALALETIKPAGTDALLARRELIAVNIGGAGAVVVDGERFLVGTRDMVYAGLGTSVTFESACAEQPAKYYLLSAPAHMRHPTRHIGIADAKRLDVGAQATSNERSIFQFIHPEGAKTCQLVVGMTTLAAGSVWNTMPCHVHDRRMEAYLYFDLPDRARVVHLMGEPDETRHLIVANEEAILSPGWSIHSGVGTSNYTFIWAMAGDNVDYTDVDLVAIEDLK
- a CDS encoding cupin domain-containing protein — translated: MTASDLFVSGNGAEWKNPEPGVTRRIMAYLPEMMMVEVVFEKDAVGALHSHPHIQASYVAEGSFEVTIDGRTETLHQGGSFIVPSDLVHGVRALAKGRLIDTFTPHRAEFLK
- the kduD gene encoding 2-dehydro-3-deoxy-D-gluconate 5-dehydrogenase KduD, coding for MTMFDLSEQVAVVTGANTGIGQAIAVALAGAGASIVAVGRSSMDETQATVQTLGARFHAIKADLGSIEPVKAIVDETVATFGRLDILVNNAGIIRRADAIDFTEADWDAVMDVNLKTVFFLSQAAARHMLERGNGKIINIASLLSFQGGIRIPSYTAAKSGLAGLTRLLACEWAGKGINVNAIAPGYVVTNNTVALREDLERSAGILARIPARRWGDPADLGGAAVFLASKASDYVHGTVLPVDGGWLAR